From the genome of Nicotiana sylvestris chromosome 2, ASM39365v2, whole genome shotgun sequence, one region includes:
- the LOC104246706 gene encoding putative late blight resistance protein homolog R1B-16 isoform X2 translates to MFRTITEQGTTIDSPKFGGNGGRRDKVVIKAPPLEYLIGIKGTFRRYGSHLVINSLCFITNSKNYGPFGSEAGGTSFSFVMKEGGVIEGFHGRCGAYLDGIGVYLQKLTPPASAKEPEDKTIEPNEPMVEEIIEIDDGSGSGDHKKGKMTKKENKLPTMGNQVSYDQADSILVEPWGGNTGGSEWNYKLKSPIKEILIAHGDFIDSIMFRTITEQGTTIDSPKFGGNGGRIDKVVIEATPLEYLTGIKGTFGCYDSHSVIKSLCFITNSKNYGPFGSEADGTPFSLVLKGVAIVGFHGCSGVLLEAIGVYLQKLMVEEIESRDVSFSALRKDIVNVLDFIESVNNEENQKIVDVDLIEKLKLELAFFCIYVQLSYSDLQKFNYTMNLKRQEVETILYDFGNCMRLKQGMHHVLPCLVENMDNCISSCLLDKSSATMTADQLDFLLQNLYRLSKYRAEQVFPLVTEYEILQNVCGNIRDFHGLIVNACLEHEIVKNVLPRFQPMAERVGHFLWDDQIDGASRLFKLAHLLLEIIPIELEIMHICHTNLKASASAEVGGFIKQLIKISPDIFREYLIHLQERMVITSSNSGARNIHVMIEFLLIILTDATTNFIHHDILLDFLACVGREVSTLVRVLEEKSRNEVCTSGKNHETLDLMENIELLKGDLKHVYLKAPDSSQLCFPVSEGSLCMHLLLIHLNDLLNSNACSVALIKKEIAVVKEDLELIRSIFMNVEQELYKDLWARVLDLAYEAKDVIDSIIVRDNGLLHLIFSLPLAIEKIKLIKEEILLEKIPKNKSLIVVNSPNKPLESKSSSAEQIIVGFEEETNWIIRNLISGPKMLDVISITGMPGSGKTTLAYKVYHDNSVSSHFDICAWCTVDQKYDEKKLLENIFNQVTSSSSKLSENVDVADGLRKKLFRKRYLIVLDDLWDTTTWDDLTRPFHQDEKGSRIILTTRKKEVALHAQRHSDPLDLRLLRPEESWELLEKKVFGKERCPDELVDVGEEIVRNCKGLPLVVDLIAGVIAGKEKKKSVWLEVQNNLKSFIFNKKVEVRRIIELSYDHLPDHLKPCLLYLASYPKDELIGVDVLKIVWRAEGFVEQTNMKSVEEVMEDYLDNLISSSLVISFKEIGKDRTCQIHDLVHDFCLIKAREEKLFDFISSSAASSSSSDLMPRHMRIDFDKEHFGHNNFVLFDSKAKRHSGKHLYSLKINGHELGNCLYDVCHLRHLRLLKVLILDRSFIKVKDSLLNEICMLVHLRFLHVQTEVKSLPSSLSNLWNLETLSLDNGNQSMVLLPTIWSLSKLRVLNVYAGSFIDLDTDEPILTVEDPKLENLRTLELLELSYSKDTHDIFKRFPNLQELGFFLKESCSTEGYWFPKLDFLNELEIIVVTFQSSNSSDSAPLEFENPLWNFHFPSSLKKLSLRQFPMTSDSLSTIAKLPNLEELNLISVIIDGEEWNMGDEDSFENLKCLTLQRVTLAKWEVGEESFPVLEKLRLCECCMLEEIPPCFGDISSLKVIELPWSPQLEDSALEIKKYVEDMMGEDKLQIRKHM, encoded by the exons ATTTGTGATGAAAGAAGGTGGAGTTATTGAGGGATTTCACGGGCGTTGCGGAGCGTACCTTGATGGTATTGGTGTTTATTTGCAGAAACTTACTCCCCCTGCTTCAGCAAAGGAACCTGAAGATAAAACAATTGAGCCAAATGAACCTATGGTTGAAGAAATAATTGAAATCGATGAC GGATCAGGATCAGGTGATCATAAGAAAGGGAAAATgacaaaaaaggaaaacaaattgCCAACAATG GGAAATCAAGTGAGTTACGATCAAGCGGACTCAATATTGGTGGAGCCATGGGGAGGCAATACCGGTGGATCAGAATGGAATTACAAGCTGAAAAGTCCCATTAAAGAAATATTGATTGCTCATGGAGATTTTATAGACTCCATCATGTTCAGAACCATTACTGAACAAGGTACTACCATAGACTCACCAAAGTTTGGTGGGAATGGAGGTCGAATAGACAAG GTTGTTATTGAGGCGACTCCATTGGAATATTTAACAGGCATCAAGGGGACATTTGGATGTTATGATAGCCATTCAGTTATAAAGTCTCTATGTTTTATAACTAATTCAAAGAATTATGGACCATTTGGGTCTGAGGCCGATGGAACCCCATTTTCACTTGTGTTGAAAGGTGTAGCTATTGTGGGATTTCACGGGTGTTCTGGAGTGCTCCTTGAGGCTATTGGTGTTTATTTGCAGAAACTTATGGTTGAAGAAATTGAAAGCCGTGAC GTGTCATTTTCTGCTCTTCGCAAGGACATAGTCAATGTTCTGGATTTCATAGAGAGCGTAAATaatgaagaaaatcaaaaaattgtTGACGTGGATCTAATTGAAAAGCTGAAATTGGAGCTGGCATTTTTCTGTATATATGTACAGCTTTCTTATTCCGATCTGCAAAAGTTTAATTATACAATGAATCTCAAAAGGCAGGAGGTTGAAACAATTTTGTATGATTTTGGCAACTGCATGCGGTTAAAACAAGGCATGCATCATGTCCTTCCTTGCCTCGTGGAGAATATGGATAATTGTATTAGCTCATGTCTTCTTGATAAATCAAGTGCCACCATGACTGCGGATCAGTTGGATTTCCTCCTCCAGAATCTCTATCGTTTATCCAAGTATCGTGCTGAACAGGTTTTTCCTTTAGTGACTGAATATGAGATTCTTCAGAATGTATGTGGCAACATAAGAGATTTCCATGGGTTGATAGTGAATGCGTGTCTTGAGCATGAGATTGTTAAAAATGTCTTACCTAGGTTTCAACCTATGGCCGAGAGAGTAGGACATTTCCTCTGGGATGATCAGATTGATGGAGCCTCTCGTCTCTTCAAGCTAGCACATCTACTCTTGGAGATTATTCCGATTGAACTTGAGATTATGCACATATGTCATACAAATTTGAAAGCTTCAGCATCAGCAGAAGTTGGAGGCTTCATTAAGCAGCTCATAAAAATCTCTCCGGACATTTTTAGGGAATATCTGATTCATCTACAAGAGCGCATGGTTATTACCTCTAGCAATTCAGGGGCTCGAAACATTCATGTCATGATCGAGTTCCTATTAATTATTCTTACTGATGCTACCACAAACTTTATTCATCATGACATACTGCTTGATTTCTTGGCGTGTGTCGGAAGGGAGGTATCAACTCTTGTTCGCGTCTTAGAAGAGAAATCCAGAAATGAAGTGTGTACTAGTGGAAAAAACCATGAAACTTTGGACTTAATGGAAAATATTGAACTCCTAAAAGGAGATCTCAAACATGTTTACTTAAAAGCCCCAGACTCATCCCAACTATGCTTCCCCGTGAGTGAGGGATCCCTCTGCATGCATCTTCTACTCATACACTTAAATGATTTGCTCAATTCCAATGCTTGTTCAGTTGCTTTGATAAAGAAAGAAATTGCGGTGGTAAAAGAAGATCTAGAATTGATAAGATCTATCTTCATGAATGTTGAACAAGAATTGTATAAAGATCTTTGGGCACGTGTTTTAGATCTAGCATATGAGGCAAAAGATGTCATTGATTCAATTATTGTAAGAGACAATGGTCTCTTACATCTTATTTTCTCACTTCCCCTTGCCATAGAAAAGATCAAGCTTATCAAAGAAGAGATCTTACTTGAGAAGATTCCCAAAAACAAGAGCCTCATTGTTGTAAACTCTCCCAATAAGCCACTTGAAAGCAAGTCATCATCAGCTGAGCAAATAATCGTAGGTTTTGAAGAGGAGACAAATTGGATAATTAGGAATCTCATCAGTGGACCAAAAATGCTAGATGTCATTTCGATCACTGGTATGCCAGGTTCCGGTAAAACTACTTTGGCATATAAAGTGTATCATGATAATTCAGTTTCTAGTCATTTCGACATTTGTGCATGGTGTACAGTCGATCAAAAATATGATGAGAAGAAGTTGTTGGAGAACATTTTTAATCAAGTTACTAGCTCAAGTTCAAAATTAAGTGAGAATGTTGATGTTGCTGATGGGCTACGAAAAAAGCTATTTAGGAAGAGGTACCTTATTGTCTTAGATGACTTGTGGGATACTACAACATGGGATGATTTAACAAGACCTTTTCATCAAGATGAGAAAGGAAGTAGAATTATTTTGACGACTCGAAAAAAGGAAGTGGCTTTGCATGCACAACGCCACAGTGATCCTCTTGACCTTCGATTGCTAAGACCGGAAGAAAGTTGGGAGTTATTAGAGAAAAAGGTGTTTGGAAAAGAACGTTGCCCTGATGAACTAGTGGATGTTGGAGAAGAGATAGTCCGAAACTGTAAAGGGCTTCCTTTGGTGGTTGATTTGATTGCTGGAGTCATTGCagggaaggaaaagaaaaagagtgtgTGGCTTGAAGTTCAAAATAATTTGAAGTCCTTCATTTTTAACAAGAAAGTGGAAGTGAGGAGGATTATAGAATTAAGTTATGACCATTTGCCTGATCATCTAAAGCCGTGCTTACTTTACCTTGCAAGTTATCCAAAGGACGAATTAATTGGAGTCGATGTTTTAAAAATTGTATGGCGTGCCGAAGGATTTGTGGAACAGACAAATATGAAGAGTGTGGAAGAAGTGATGGAGGATTATCTGGATAATTTAATTTCCAGTAGCTTGGTAATTTCTTTCAAGGAGATAGGTAAAGACCGGACTTGCCAAATTCATGATCTTGTGCATGACTTTTGTTTGATAAAAGCAAGAGAGGAAAAGTTGTTCGACTTCATAAGTTCAAGTGCtgcatcatcatcttcttcagatCTGATGCCACGTCACATGAGAATTGATTTTGATAAGGAGCACTTTGGGCATAACAATTTTGTCTTGTTCGATTCAAAGGCGAAAAGGCATTCTGGTAAGCACCTCTATTCTTTGAAGATAAATGGACACGAGCTGGGCAACTGTCTTTATGATGTATGTCACCTAAGACACTTGAGGCTTCTTAAAGTGTTGATCCTGGATCGCTCCTTTATCAAGGTGAAAGATTCTTTGCTGAATGAAATATGCATGTTGGTTCATTTGAGGTTCTTACACGTTCAGACAGAAGTTAAATCTCTGCCTTCGTCTTTATCAAACCTCTGGAATCTTGAAACTCTGTCTCTGGATAACGGTAATCAATCTATGGTACTACTACCGACTATTTGGAGTCTTTCAAAATTACGAGTGCTGAACGTATATGCCGGTTCCTTCATTGATTTGGACACAGATGAACCAATATTGACAGTAGAGGACCCAAAGTTAGAGAACTTGAGAACATTAGAGCTACTCGAGCTTTCCTATTCGAAAGACACACATGATATTTTCAAAAGGTTTCCCAatcttcaagagcttggattttTTCTCAAGGAATCATGTTCAACAGAGGGATATTGGTTCCCGAAGTTGGACTTCTTAAATGAACTAGAAATAATCGTGGTAACTTttcaaagttcaaattcaagTGATAGCGCACCCTTAGAGTTTGAAAATCCACTGTGGAATTTTCACTTCCCTTCGAGTTTGAAAAAATTGTCGTTGCGTCAGTTTCCGATGACATCCGATTCACTATCAACAATAGCAAAACTACCCAACCTTGAAGAGCTGAACCTTATTAGCGTAATCATCGATGGAGAAGAATGGAACATGGGGGATGAAGACAGCTTCGAGAATCTCAAATGTTTGACGTTGCAGCGAGTGACTCTTGCTAAGTGGGAGGTTGGAGAGGAATCCTTTCCCGTGCTTGAGAAATTACGACTGTGCGAATGTTGCATGCTTGAGGAGATTCCGCCTTGTTTCGGGGATATTAGTTCATTAAAAGTTATCGAACTCCCATGGAGCCCTCAACTGGAAGATTCTGCTTTGGAGATTAAGAAATATGTTGAAGATATGATGGGAGAAGACAAGCTTCAGATCAGGA AGCACATGTAG
- the LOC104246706 gene encoding putative late blight resistance protein homolog R1B-16 isoform X1: MERGKQIDGEREKGELANLEVKENQVSYDQADSILVEPWGGTGGSEWYYKMESPIKEILIAHGDCIESIMFRTVTEQGTTIDSPMFGGDRGRRDKVVIKAPPLEYLIGIKGTFRRYGSHLVINSLCFITNSKNYGPFGSEAGGTSFSFVMKEGGVIEGFHGRCGAYLDGIGVYLQKLTPPASAKEPEDKTIEPNEPMVEEIIEIDDGSGSGDHKKGKMTKKENKLPTMGNQVSYDQADSILVEPWGGNTGGSEWNYKLKSPIKEILIAHGDFIDSIMFRTITEQGTTIDSPKFGGNGGRIDKVVIEATPLEYLTGIKGTFGCYDSHSVIKSLCFITNSKNYGPFGSEADGTPFSLVLKGVAIVGFHGCSGVLLEAIGVYLQKLMVEEIESRDVSFSALRKDIVNVLDFIESVNNEENQKIVDVDLIEKLKLELAFFCIYVQLSYSDLQKFNYTMNLKRQEVETILYDFGNCMRLKQGMHHVLPCLVENMDNCISSCLLDKSSATMTADQLDFLLQNLYRLSKYRAEQVFPLVTEYEILQNVCGNIRDFHGLIVNACLEHEIVKNVLPRFQPMAERVGHFLWDDQIDGASRLFKLAHLLLEIIPIELEIMHICHTNLKASASAEVGGFIKQLIKISPDIFREYLIHLQERMVITSSNSGARNIHVMIEFLLIILTDATTNFIHHDILLDFLACVGREVSTLVRVLEEKSRNEVCTSGKNHETLDLMENIELLKGDLKHVYLKAPDSSQLCFPVSEGSLCMHLLLIHLNDLLNSNACSVALIKKEIAVVKEDLELIRSIFMNVEQELYKDLWARVLDLAYEAKDVIDSIIVRDNGLLHLIFSLPLAIEKIKLIKEEILLEKIPKNKSLIVVNSPNKPLESKSSSAEQIIVGFEEETNWIIRNLISGPKMLDVISITGMPGSGKTTLAYKVYHDNSVSSHFDICAWCTVDQKYDEKKLLENIFNQVTSSSSKLSENVDVADGLRKKLFRKRYLIVLDDLWDTTTWDDLTRPFHQDEKGSRIILTTRKKEVALHAQRHSDPLDLRLLRPEESWELLEKKVFGKERCPDELVDVGEEIVRNCKGLPLVVDLIAGVIAGKEKKKSVWLEVQNNLKSFIFNKKVEVRRIIELSYDHLPDHLKPCLLYLASYPKDELIGVDVLKIVWRAEGFVEQTNMKSVEEVMEDYLDNLISSSLVISFKEIGKDRTCQIHDLVHDFCLIKAREEKLFDFISSSAASSSSSDLMPRHMRIDFDKEHFGHNNFVLFDSKAKRHSGKHLYSLKINGHELGNCLYDVCHLRHLRLLKVLILDRSFIKVKDSLLNEICMLVHLRFLHVQTEVKSLPSSLSNLWNLETLSLDNGNQSMVLLPTIWSLSKLRVLNVYAGSFIDLDTDEPILTVEDPKLENLRTLELLELSYSKDTHDIFKRFPNLQELGFFLKESCSTEGYWFPKLDFLNELEIIVVTFQSSNSSDSAPLEFENPLWNFHFPSSLKKLSLRQFPMTSDSLSTIAKLPNLEELNLISVIIDGEEWNMGDEDSFENLKCLTLQRVTLAKWEVGEESFPVLEKLRLCECCMLEEIPPCFGDISSLKVIELPWSPQLEDSALEIKKYVEDMMGEDKLQIRKHM; the protein is encoded by the exons ATTTGTGATGAAAGAAGGTGGAGTTATTGAGGGATTTCACGGGCGTTGCGGAGCGTACCTTGATGGTATTGGTGTTTATTTGCAGAAACTTACTCCCCCTGCTTCAGCAAAGGAACCTGAAGATAAAACAATTGAGCCAAATGAACCTATGGTTGAAGAAATAATTGAAATCGATGAC GGATCAGGATCAGGTGATCATAAGAAAGGGAAAATgacaaaaaaggaaaacaaattgCCAACAATG GGAAATCAAGTGAGTTACGATCAAGCGGACTCAATATTGGTGGAGCCATGGGGAGGCAATACCGGTGGATCAGAATGGAATTACAAGCTGAAAAGTCCCATTAAAGAAATATTGATTGCTCATGGAGATTTTATAGACTCCATCATGTTCAGAACCATTACTGAACAAGGTACTACCATAGACTCACCAAAGTTTGGTGGGAATGGAGGTCGAATAGACAAG GTTGTTATTGAGGCGACTCCATTGGAATATTTAACAGGCATCAAGGGGACATTTGGATGTTATGATAGCCATTCAGTTATAAAGTCTCTATGTTTTATAACTAATTCAAAGAATTATGGACCATTTGGGTCTGAGGCCGATGGAACCCCATTTTCACTTGTGTTGAAAGGTGTAGCTATTGTGGGATTTCACGGGTGTTCTGGAGTGCTCCTTGAGGCTATTGGTGTTTATTTGCAGAAACTTATGGTTGAAGAAATTGAAAGCCGTGAC GTGTCATTTTCTGCTCTTCGCAAGGACATAGTCAATGTTCTGGATTTCATAGAGAGCGTAAATaatgaagaaaatcaaaaaattgtTGACGTGGATCTAATTGAAAAGCTGAAATTGGAGCTGGCATTTTTCTGTATATATGTACAGCTTTCTTATTCCGATCTGCAAAAGTTTAATTATACAATGAATCTCAAAAGGCAGGAGGTTGAAACAATTTTGTATGATTTTGGCAACTGCATGCGGTTAAAACAAGGCATGCATCATGTCCTTCCTTGCCTCGTGGAGAATATGGATAATTGTATTAGCTCATGTCTTCTTGATAAATCAAGTGCCACCATGACTGCGGATCAGTTGGATTTCCTCCTCCAGAATCTCTATCGTTTATCCAAGTATCGTGCTGAACAGGTTTTTCCTTTAGTGACTGAATATGAGATTCTTCAGAATGTATGTGGCAACATAAGAGATTTCCATGGGTTGATAGTGAATGCGTGTCTTGAGCATGAGATTGTTAAAAATGTCTTACCTAGGTTTCAACCTATGGCCGAGAGAGTAGGACATTTCCTCTGGGATGATCAGATTGATGGAGCCTCTCGTCTCTTCAAGCTAGCACATCTACTCTTGGAGATTATTCCGATTGAACTTGAGATTATGCACATATGTCATACAAATTTGAAAGCTTCAGCATCAGCAGAAGTTGGAGGCTTCATTAAGCAGCTCATAAAAATCTCTCCGGACATTTTTAGGGAATATCTGATTCATCTACAAGAGCGCATGGTTATTACCTCTAGCAATTCAGGGGCTCGAAACATTCATGTCATGATCGAGTTCCTATTAATTATTCTTACTGATGCTACCACAAACTTTATTCATCATGACATACTGCTTGATTTCTTGGCGTGTGTCGGAAGGGAGGTATCAACTCTTGTTCGCGTCTTAGAAGAGAAATCCAGAAATGAAGTGTGTACTAGTGGAAAAAACCATGAAACTTTGGACTTAATGGAAAATATTGAACTCCTAAAAGGAGATCTCAAACATGTTTACTTAAAAGCCCCAGACTCATCCCAACTATGCTTCCCCGTGAGTGAGGGATCCCTCTGCATGCATCTTCTACTCATACACTTAAATGATTTGCTCAATTCCAATGCTTGTTCAGTTGCTTTGATAAAGAAAGAAATTGCGGTGGTAAAAGAAGATCTAGAATTGATAAGATCTATCTTCATGAATGTTGAACAAGAATTGTATAAAGATCTTTGGGCACGTGTTTTAGATCTAGCATATGAGGCAAAAGATGTCATTGATTCAATTATTGTAAGAGACAATGGTCTCTTACATCTTATTTTCTCACTTCCCCTTGCCATAGAAAAGATCAAGCTTATCAAAGAAGAGATCTTACTTGAGAAGATTCCCAAAAACAAGAGCCTCATTGTTGTAAACTCTCCCAATAAGCCACTTGAAAGCAAGTCATCATCAGCTGAGCAAATAATCGTAGGTTTTGAAGAGGAGACAAATTGGATAATTAGGAATCTCATCAGTGGACCAAAAATGCTAGATGTCATTTCGATCACTGGTATGCCAGGTTCCGGTAAAACTACTTTGGCATATAAAGTGTATCATGATAATTCAGTTTCTAGTCATTTCGACATTTGTGCATGGTGTACAGTCGATCAAAAATATGATGAGAAGAAGTTGTTGGAGAACATTTTTAATCAAGTTACTAGCTCAAGTTCAAAATTAAGTGAGAATGTTGATGTTGCTGATGGGCTACGAAAAAAGCTATTTAGGAAGAGGTACCTTATTGTCTTAGATGACTTGTGGGATACTACAACATGGGATGATTTAACAAGACCTTTTCATCAAGATGAGAAAGGAAGTAGAATTATTTTGACGACTCGAAAAAAGGAAGTGGCTTTGCATGCACAACGCCACAGTGATCCTCTTGACCTTCGATTGCTAAGACCGGAAGAAAGTTGGGAGTTATTAGAGAAAAAGGTGTTTGGAAAAGAACGTTGCCCTGATGAACTAGTGGATGTTGGAGAAGAGATAGTCCGAAACTGTAAAGGGCTTCCTTTGGTGGTTGATTTGATTGCTGGAGTCATTGCagggaaggaaaagaaaaagagtgtgTGGCTTGAAGTTCAAAATAATTTGAAGTCCTTCATTTTTAACAAGAAAGTGGAAGTGAGGAGGATTATAGAATTAAGTTATGACCATTTGCCTGATCATCTAAAGCCGTGCTTACTTTACCTTGCAAGTTATCCAAAGGACGAATTAATTGGAGTCGATGTTTTAAAAATTGTATGGCGTGCCGAAGGATTTGTGGAACAGACAAATATGAAGAGTGTGGAAGAAGTGATGGAGGATTATCTGGATAATTTAATTTCCAGTAGCTTGGTAATTTCTTTCAAGGAGATAGGTAAAGACCGGACTTGCCAAATTCATGATCTTGTGCATGACTTTTGTTTGATAAAAGCAAGAGAGGAAAAGTTGTTCGACTTCATAAGTTCAAGTGCtgcatcatcatcttcttcagatCTGATGCCACGTCACATGAGAATTGATTTTGATAAGGAGCACTTTGGGCATAACAATTTTGTCTTGTTCGATTCAAAGGCGAAAAGGCATTCTGGTAAGCACCTCTATTCTTTGAAGATAAATGGACACGAGCTGGGCAACTGTCTTTATGATGTATGTCACCTAAGACACTTGAGGCTTCTTAAAGTGTTGATCCTGGATCGCTCCTTTATCAAGGTGAAAGATTCTTTGCTGAATGAAATATGCATGTTGGTTCATTTGAGGTTCTTACACGTTCAGACAGAAGTTAAATCTCTGCCTTCGTCTTTATCAAACCTCTGGAATCTTGAAACTCTGTCTCTGGATAACGGTAATCAATCTATGGTACTACTACCGACTATTTGGAGTCTTTCAAAATTACGAGTGCTGAACGTATATGCCGGTTCCTTCATTGATTTGGACACAGATGAACCAATATTGACAGTAGAGGACCCAAAGTTAGAGAACTTGAGAACATTAGAGCTACTCGAGCTTTCCTATTCGAAAGACACACATGATATTTTCAAAAGGTTTCCCAatcttcaagagcttggattttTTCTCAAGGAATCATGTTCAACAGAGGGATATTGGTTCCCGAAGTTGGACTTCTTAAATGAACTAGAAATAATCGTGGTAACTTttcaaagttcaaattcaagTGATAGCGCACCCTTAGAGTTTGAAAATCCACTGTGGAATTTTCACTTCCCTTCGAGTTTGAAAAAATTGTCGTTGCGTCAGTTTCCGATGACATCCGATTCACTATCAACAATAGCAAAACTACCCAACCTTGAAGAGCTGAACCTTATTAGCGTAATCATCGATGGAGAAGAATGGAACATGGGGGATGAAGACAGCTTCGAGAATCTCAAATGTTTGACGTTGCAGCGAGTGACTCTTGCTAAGTGGGAGGTTGGAGAGGAATCCTTTCCCGTGCTTGAGAAATTACGACTGTGCGAATGTTGCATGCTTGAGGAGATTCCGCCTTGTTTCGGGGATATTAGTTCATTAAAAGTTATCGAACTCCCATGGAGCCCTCAACTGGAAGATTCTGCTTTGGAGATTAAGAAATATGTTGAAGATATGATGGGAGAAGACAAGCTTCAGATCAGGA AGCACATGTAG